A genomic region of Anopheles coustani chromosome 3, idAnoCousDA_361_x.2, whole genome shotgun sequence contains the following coding sequences:
- the LOC131261485 gene encoding proton myo-inositol cotransporter hmit-1.2-like, producing MGCTEWMETNQKNKPQSNALAAGILSLLTTSMFLAGTLYNTGYNNQEWALDQSDSAVMTTLLIFHVTAIASFAVTCFLIERYPKKQINYVLMSLVTVGSVVVIAVPHNVIAIAFARSLMGLAHGMAYLLVLIHGGEIVIKELRGIIMSGVSFCVVAGVLLGGVLISVRYDVIDQYRFIGILGLVYMLLAVFLNQMLCYESPVFLVQRNLDGEAIRSMMKLRNESTETWQIRNELTEIKTMLSEDETTSRSIWSDGNFRPLVLLALTKVASVLSFNFAVNMVKVNVVDHMVEIEDSEVSLSVTILMSIRLVVGLVVMFTIDVLGRRALQLVSTVSTAFILIAIGIAYLAADSIPHDVGMAIFFACEVGASLGLTLVPDVLCSEAFNTKKKACSIATVQILEHLLHILIFAITFKWNFTVDDRYGATLLAAGVPLLPIAYVLYQKLPETSKMSIRQARIEFYKRDGIVFGGSKNSVEALYD from the exons ATGGGCTGCACGGAATGGATGGAAACGAACCAAAAGAATAAGCCACAGAGTAACGCGTTAGCGGCAG GCATTTTATCTCTGCTCACCACTAGCATGTTCCTCGCTGGAACATTGTACAATACTGGATATAACAACCAAGAATGGGCCCTCGACCAGTCCGATTCGGCTGTGATGACGACGCTTCTGATTTTTCACGTAACTGCAATCGCCAGTTTCGCAGTGACATGTTTTCTGATCGAACGGTAccccaaaaaacaaatcaat TACGTTCTTATGTCTTTGGTGACCGTCGGGAGCGTGGTGGTGATTGCCGTCCCGCACAACGTTATTGCAATTGCTTTCGCTCGAAGCCTGATGGGATTGGCGCACGGGATGGCATACCTGTTGGTTCTCATCCACGGCGGAGAAATAGTGATTAAGGAGTTACGTGGCATTATCATGTCCGGAGTGAGTTTTTGCGTTGTGGCGGGAGTTTTGTTGGGAGGAGTCTTGATTTCAGTTCGGTATGACGTGATCGATCAGTATCGCTTCATTGGGATCCTTGGACTGGTCTACATGCTCTTGGCCGTCTTCTTAAACCAAATGCTCTGCTATGAATCTCCGGTATTCCTGGTGCAGCGTAACCTCGATGGTGAAGCGATCCGCAGCATGATGAAGCTCCGCAACGAGTCGACCGAAACATGGCAAATTCGTAACGAGCTGACGGAAATTAAAACCATGCTGTCGGAGGACGAGACCACGTCCCGCTCGATCTGGAGCGATGGGAACTTCCGACCATTGGTGCTGCTGGCATTGACAAAGGTGGCGTCGGTACTCTCGTTCAACTTTGCGGTAAACATGGTCAAAGTGAACGTCGTCGATCATATGGTGGAAATCGAGGATAGTGAGGTTAGCCTATCTGTTACCATACTGATGTCCATTCGGCTTGTCGTAGGACTGGTGGTGATGTTCACCATCGATGTGCTCGGGCGTCGAGCTCTGCAGCTAGTCTCTACCGTGTCCACTGCATTCATACTGATAGCCATAGGTATCGCCTATCTCGCTGCCGATTCCATCCCTCACGACGTCGGCATGGCGATATTTTTCGCCTGTGAAGTGGGAGCCTCGCTGGGACTGACCCTTGTGCCGGACGTGCTCTGCTCGGAAGCGTTTAATACAAAGAAAAAGGCCTGCTCCATTGCTACCGTACAGATATTGGAGCACCTACTTCACATACTCATCTTCGCCATCACCTTCAAGTGGAACTTTACGGTAGACGATCGCTACGGTGCAACGTTGTTGGCAGCTGGAGTGCCTCTGCTCCCTATCGCCTACGTTCTCTACCAAAAGCTTCCCGAGACGTCCAAAATGTCCATCCGGCAGGCGAGGATTGAGTTCTACAAGCGCGATGGGATCGTGTTTGGTGGCAGCAAGAATTCAGTAGAGGCACTCTATGACTGA
- the LOC131264649 gene encoding pickpocket protein 28-like, with amino-acid sequence MIFKAYIRWDQNPIIVSFSEKTTPVREVQFPAVTICPETKVQAEQLNFTEEINGLYDKEEDVDGVYNPYTIGQLKAISQVCASQFYKDHLSSFNGTGEMNVVNILKNLSLDRDVVVDNCGYGDEACDLYMKDTVTEAGLCYSFNMLPQSQMFRKGVLHNEHAYVEDWDTAKIDGDQIPLHALGTGTTDSLWMYLATSKTDIDYTCAGDLQGFTMTLHEASAYPTMAKRSLFIPLDHRVQIAVKPQIITTSPSAAEYHWSKRQCFFNTERYLQFFKIYNQDNCELECLTNITLAVCGCVRYSMPRAHGSDVCSFNKLDCMNHAFIFFRFISSFDVYFKESQFIASRRSELYGIVDFIANCGGLLGLFMGFSILSLLEICYFITIRPISLKKIINRESDLEAAR; translated from the exons ATGATATTCAAAGCATACATCAGATGGGACCAGAACCCAATCATAGTTTCATTCAGTGAGAAAACTACGCCTGTCCGGGAAGTGCAGTTTCCAGCCGTCACCATTTGTCCGGAAACGAAAGTACAGGCGGAGCAGTTAAACTTCACTGAAGAAATTAATGGATTGTATGATAAAGAGGAAGATGTTGACGGTGTTTATAACCCTTACAC aaTTGGTCAGTTGAAGGCCATATCACAGGTTTGTGCTTCTCAGTTCTACAAGGATCACTTAAGTTCGTTCAATGGAACCGGTGAAATGAATGTCGTGAATATACTGAAGAATCTTTCCCTGGACCGGGATGTAGTTGTCGACAACTGTGGATATGGTGACGAAGCATGCGACCTATACATGAAGGACACGGTCACCGAAGCAGGGCTCTGCTATTCGTTTAACATGCTACCCCAGAGCCAAATGTTCCGTAAGGGTGTACTTCATAACGAACACGCGTACGTTGAAGATTGGGATACAGCTAAAATCGACGGAGATCAAATTCCGTTGCATGCTCTTGGTACAGGAACTACTGACAGTTTGTGGATGTACCTCGCAACAAGCAAAACGGACATCGATTACACCTGTGCA GGAGATTTGCAAGGGTTTACAATGACGTTGCACGAAGCCAGCGCGTATCCTACAATGGCCAAGCGGAGTCTTTTCATCCCATTAGACCACCGAGTGCAGATTGCCGTGAAGCCTCAGATTATCACAACATCGCCGTCAGCAGCTGAATATCATTGGAGCAAACGACAATGCTTCTTCAACACCGAGCGTTATCTTCAGTTTTTCAAGATATACAATCAGGACAACTGTGAGCTTGAATGTCTGACCAACATTACTTTGGCCGTGTGTGGCTGTGTTCGATATTCGATGCCACGGGCTCACGGCTCAGACGTGTGTTCCTTCAATAAGTTGGATTGCATGAATCACGCT TTCATCTTTTTCAGGTTCATTTCAAGTttcgatgtttattttaaagaatCACAGTTCATCGCATCGCGTCGATCGGAGCTGTATGGGATTGTGGACTTTATCGCCAACTGTGGGGGTCTACTGGGGCTGTTTATGGGTTTTAGTATTCTGAGTCTTCTGGAAATATGCTATTTCATTACAATCCGTCCAATTtcgttgaaaaaaattattaatagaGAATCCGATCTCGAGGCAGCAAGGTAA